CAGGCGGCCACCTTCGGTCAGGCCTGCCTGGACCCGGGCGAAGCGAAGAACACCTACGGCACCGGCAATTTCATGTTGCTGAATACCGGCACCGAACCGGTGGACAGCGAGCACGGACTGCTCACCACCGTCTGCTATCGGCTCGGCGATCAGGCCCCGGTCTACGCGCTGGAGGGTTCCATCGCGGTCACCGGATCGCTGGTGCAGTGGCTGCGCGACAACTTGGGCATCATCGCCGGCGCAGCCGAGATCGAGCCGCTGGCCCTGTCGGTGTCCGACAACGGCGGCGTCTACTTCGTCCCGGCGTTCTCCGGATTGTTCGCCCCGCGCTGGCGGCCGGACGCGCGCGGCGTGATCGCCGGGCTGACCCGGTATGTGAACAAGGCGCACATCGCCCGGGCCGTCCTGGAAGCCACCGCGTTTCAGACTCGCGAGGTGCTCGACGCGATGCGCGCCGACTCCGGGGTCGAGCTGACCACACTGAAGGTGGACGGCGGCATGGTCGGCAACGAGACGTTGATGCAGTTCCAAGCCGACCTTCTCGATGTCCCCGTGGTCCGACCGGTGGTCGCCGAGACCACCGCGCTCGGCGCGGCCTACGCGGCCGGGCTCGCGGTCGGCTACTGGGCCGGCACCGAGGACGTCCGCACCAACTGGGCCGAGGACAAGCGCTGGCTACCCCGGATGAACTCCGCCGAGCGGGACCGGCGCTACGCCGAGTGGAACCGAGCGGTCGAACGCACCTACGGTTGGCTGGACTGATCGGCCGCGGGCCGACGGAATCGGCTCGATCTCCGCATCGACAGCTACTCCGGGGCCTGCGATATACCGACGATCAACGTCTTGCCTTCCTGTACCGCGGTGGTGACAATCTGTCGGTACACGGTGACTTCCCCGGTCGGCCGGGTCTCGGTCAGCTCGACCAGATATCGATCGCTCCCCTGGGGCATGATCGCCAGGCAATGCGTCGAGCCCACCGGGATCGAGTCGATTCCCGACTGGATCACGTCCGCGGTCGGCACCACCCCGCCGGCGGTGCCGAAGTCACGGGCGGCCGCACCGCTGCGCTCGACGTAATAGGCATGCTGGAAGGCGAGGATCGCATCCGGCCCGTTGTCGGTGCCGCCGGGCCCGTTGCCGTAGACGACCTGGCCGTCGATTCGGTTCACACAGGTGCCGGGTGGGGCCTGCCCGGCGTGCGGGATCGGCACGATCGGCCGCGGCGCAGCGGTAGTCGGTACTGCCGGTGCCGACTCCACACTGCGCTGATGCTGCCGCACCAGTGCCACAACCCCCCCGACCAGCAACACCGACGCGACGACGACGAGGGCCACCACTACCCGACGACCGGGCCGGCGCCCGGACGGCGGCTCGACCTGGGCCGGGTCGGACGACGGCGCGTCCGGACCCCAGCTGACCGGTTCCGACCAGGACACCTGCGGCCGACGTGGTTCCTCCACCGGCCCACCTCCTCGACCCAAGCTACTACGTGCAGGTAGGCCCTCGAAGGAGCACTGGGGGCGGCATCGGTCGAGAGCCGACCGCCACCAGAGCTCCGCCGATGGCCGAGCGCGCAGAGCTAATCCAGATCGTCGTGACGCATCAGCTGGCGCGCGGCCTCGGTGACCGAGCCGGTCAACGACGGGTAGACCGAGAAGGTCTGGGCCAGGTCGGTGACCGTCAGATTGTTCTGCACCGCCATCGCGACCGGCAGGATCAGCTCGGAGGCGATCGGTGCGACGACCACACCACCGATCACCACCCCGGTCGCCGGCCGGCAGAAGATCTTCACGAAGCCGCGCCGCAGACCGGACATCTTCGCGCGCGGATTCGTGTTCAGCGGCAGCATCACGGTGCGGGCCGGGACCTTGCCGCTGTCGATGGCGGCCTGGCTGACCCCGACGTTCGCAATCTCCGGCCGAGTGAACACCGCGGAGGCGACCGTCTTGAGCCGGATCGGGCTCACTCCCTCCCCGAGCGCGTGATACATCGCGATCCGGCCCTGCATCGCGGCGACCGACGCGAGCGGCAGCAGGCCGGTGCAGTCGCCGGCGGCATAGATACCCGACACCTGGGTGCGCGAGACCCGATCGACCGCGACATAGCCGCCCCGGTCCAGCGTGATCCCGACCCGCTCGAGCCCGAGTTCGTCGGTGTTCGGCACCGACCCGACACAGAGCAACGCGTGCGACCCGGTCACCGTCCGGTCGTCGGACAGTGTCACCAGGATCCCGTCGTCGGTCCGCTCCACCCGGTCCGCTCGCGCGTGCTTGACCAGTTGCACGCCGCGATCGGCCAACGTGCCTTCGAGCACCAGCGCGGCGTCTTCGTCCTCGTGCGGCAGCATCCGGTCCCGGCTGGACACCAGGGTCACCGGTACTCCCATCTCGGTATAGGCGGAGACGAACTCGGCGCCGGTGACGCCGGAACCGACCACGACCAGGTGCTCGGGCAGCACATCCAGGTCGTAAACCTGACGCCAGTCCAGAATCCGCTCGCCATCCGGCACGGCCCCCGGCAGCACTCGCGGACTCGCGCCGGTGGCAATCAGCACCACCTCCGCGTCGAGCACCCGATCGGTTCCGTCGGCGAGCTCGACGTGCACCTGGTGAGCGGCCATTCCGCGCATCTCGTCGGTCAGCTGGGCCCGGCCGGTGAGTACCCGGACGCCGACCGCCTGCAATCGTGCCCGGATATCGGACGACTGCGCTTTGGCCAGGCTGCGGACCCGCTCGTTGACCGTCGCCAACGACACCGTCGCGTCGGCCGGATCGACCGAAACACCCAGGTCGGTGGCGCGGCGCAGGTCGGTACGCACCCCGGTGGACGCGATGAACGTCTTCGACGGCACACAGTCGTACAGCACGCATGCGCCGCCGACCCCGTCGCTGTCGACCAAAGTCACCTTGCCGCCGTGTTGCGCCGCCACCAGCGCCGCCTCGTAGCCGGCCGGGCCACCGCCGATGATGAGAATGCGGGGCATCATGACTCCGATCGTGCGGCGGACCGAATATCCGGCCCGAGACCAACTCAGCCGAGAACAACTTATTGGATAGGCTGCCATCGTGCCGATCTACGCCGCGTACGGCTCCAACATGGACCCGGAGCAGATGCTCGAGCGCTGCCCCCACTCACCGATGTCGGGCACCGGCTGGCTACACGACTGGCGACTGACCTTCAGCGGGGGCGACATCGGCTGGGAAGGTGCGCTCGCGACCGTCGTCGAAGAGCCGGGAACCGACGTGTTCGTCGTGCTCTACGACGTGTCCGACGAGGACGAGAAACGCCTCGACCGCTGGGAGGGCAGCGAGCTGGGGTTCCACCGCAAGATCCGGCTCCGGGTGGCGATGAACACCCCGGCCGGGATCGAACCGGTGCTGGCCTGGCTCTACGTGCTCGACGCCTACGAGGGCGGACTGCCCTCGGCGCGCTACCTCGGGGTGATGGCCGACGCGGCGGAGAAAGCGGGCGCGCCCGCCGAGTACGTCCATGATCTGCGCACGCGCAACAGCCGCAATGTCGGGCCGGGCCCGTACGACGGCTGAGCTGCTCGCCGGCACCCGATCAGGCCGGCCGGCGGCGAGCCGAGCGGTACTCGGTGCCGCTCCGCACCGTCCGCCCGGCCCGCCGCCCGAGCGGCGCGTTTCCCCCTACTCGGTTCGACAATCCGTACGCCGGTTTCGATGCATCAGCCGGGCGGCCGGTTCCATCCGCCCGTCAGTGCGCCGCGAGCACCAAACCCGCCATCACCCGCACCCCGACCGCGAGCGCGCGCTCGTCGATGTCGAAGTTGGGCTGGTGTAGGTCCGACTGCGGCCCGGCACCCGACCAGACACCGAGCCGCGCCATCGCCCCCGGCGCCTGCTCCAGATACCAGGAGAAATCCTCGCCGCCGCCGGACTGTCCGGTGTCGGCCACCGCATCCGGGCCGAGCGTGCGGATCGCGTCCTCGAAGATCCGCACCGAATGCTCGTCGTTCACCACCGGCGGCACCCCGCGGCGGTAGTTGAGCTGGTACTGCACCCCGGTCGGCGCCAGCAGGCCGGCGAGAATCTCCCGGATCAGCGGCTCCATCCCCAACC
Above is a genomic segment from Skermania piniformis containing:
- the glpK gene encoding glycerol kinase GlpK: MDACIAAIDQGTTSSRCILFDHDGRAIGSAQLEHEQIFPRAGWVEHDPTALWRNSARALETAAADAGRTVAAVGITNQRETTIVWDRATGEPVTNAIVWQDTRTDRLCLELAGAAGPDRYRQRTGLPLSTYFAGPKLRWILDNVAGARARAEAGELCFGTVDSWLVWQLTGGRTHVTDVTNASRTMLMDLRTLDWDPQLCAEFGVPLAMLPEIRSSSEVYAEVAVGPLAGVPIAGILGDQQAATFGQACLDPGEAKNTYGTGNFMLLNTGTEPVDSEHGLLTTVCYRLGDQAPVYALEGSIAVTGSLVQWLRDNLGIIAGAAEIEPLALSVSDNGGVYFVPAFSGLFAPRWRPDARGVIAGLTRYVNKAHIARAVLEATAFQTREVLDAMRADSGVELTTLKVDGGMVGNETLMQFQADLLDVPVVRPVVAETTALGAAYAAGLAVGYWAGTEDVRTNWAEDKRWLPRMNSAERDRRYAEWNRAVERTYGWLD
- a CDS encoding NAD(P)H-quinone dehydrogenase; protein product: MPRILIIGGGPAGYEAALVAAQHGGKVTLVDSDGVGGACVLYDCVPSKTFIASTGVRTDLRRATDLGVSVDPADATVSLATVNERVRSLAKAQSSDIRARLQAVGVRVLTGRAQLTDEMRGMAAHQVHVELADGTDRVLDAEVVLIATGASPRVLPGAVPDGERILDWRQVYDLDVLPEHLVVVGSGVTGAEFVSAYTEMGVPVTLVSSRDRMLPHEDEDAALVLEGTLADRGVQLVKHARADRVERTDDGILVTLSDDRTVTGSHALLCVGSVPNTDELGLERVGITLDRGGYVAVDRVSRTQVSGIYAAGDCTGLLPLASVAAMQGRIAMYHALGEGVSPIRLKTVASAVFTRPEIANVGVSQAAIDSGKVPARTVMLPLNTNPRAKMSGLRRGFVKIFCRPATGVVIGGVVVAPIASELILPVAMAVQNNLTVTDLAQTFSVYPSLTGSVTEAARQLMRHDDLD
- a CDS encoding gamma-glutamylcyclotransferase; the protein is MPIYAAYGSNMDPEQMLERCPHSPMSGTGWLHDWRLTFSGGDIGWEGALATVVEEPGTDVFVVLYDVSDEDEKRLDRWEGSELGFHRKIRLRVAMNTPAGIEPVLAWLYVLDAYEGGLPSARYLGVMADAAEKAGAPAEYVHDLRTRNSRNVGPGPYDG